The Comamonas endophytica sequence GCATTTGGCGCTGCCGGTCTGGACCAGGGCATCGGCCACCGTGAGCGCGTAGACGAAGCCGCTGCACACCGCCTGCACGTCAAATGCCGGGCAGCCGCTCGCGCCCAGCTTGTGCTGCAGGATCGCGGCGCTGGACGGGAAGACCATGTCGGGCGTGGAGGTGGCGACGATGATCAGGTCCACGTCGGCGGCCGTGCGGCCCGCGGCCTCGAGCGCGTTGCGCGCCGCTTCCAGCGCCAGGTCGCTGCTGGCGACATCGGGCGCGGCGAAATGCCGGGCGCGGATGCCGGTGCGCTCGACGATCCATTCGTCCGAAGTCTCGATGCCGCGCGTGGCCAGATCGGCCTGGATGTCCTGATTGGTCACACGCCGGGGCGGCAGGTAGCTTCCGGTGCCGGTGATGCGGGAATAGATTCTCATCTGTTTTTAAGCTCAAGACGCCGACACAGGGGCAGCCGGAGTGGCTGGCACGGCGTCCAGCAGGGGAGCGGCGCGGGCGATCCGGGACTGAACGCGGTCAAGCAAGTTATTGCAGGCCGCATCATACGCCCGGCTCAGCGCGTACTCGAAAGCAATCGCATCGGCCGATCCATGGCTCTTGAACACCAGGCCGCGCAGGCCCAGCAGCGCCGCGCCGTTGTAGCGGCGGTGGTCCATGCGCTTCATCAGCGCCGACAGCACGGGATAGGCCACTGCGGCCGCCAGCTTGGTCAGCAGGTTGCGCTTGAACTCCTGCTTGAGCCCGTTGCTGATCATCGAGGCCACGCCTTCGCTGGTCTTGAGCGCCACGTTGCCGACGAAGCCGTCGCACACCACGATGTCGACCGTTCCCTTGAAGATGTCGTTGCCTTCGACGTTGCCGAAGAAGTTCAGCTCACCGGCCTGCCCCGCCTGGCGCAGCAGCTCGCCGCTGCGCTTGATGACGTCGCTGCCCTTGATCGCCTCTTCGCCGATGTTGAGCAGGCCGACCGAAGCCTTCGAGCCTTCGTCCAGCACCGACACCAGGGCCGTGCCCATGAAGGCGAACTGCAGCAGGTGCTCGGCGGTGCAATCGACGTTGGCGCCCAGGTCCAGCACGGTGGTGGCCCGGCCCAGGCCGTTGGGCAGTTGCGCGGCGATGGCCGGGCGGTCGATGCCCTCGAGGGTCTTGAGCACGTAGCGCGCAATGGCCATCAGCGCGCCGGTGTTGCCGGCCGACACGGCAGCGGCGGCGGCACCTTTCTTGACCTGCTCCACGGCGACGCGCATGGAAGAGTCCTTCTTGCGCCGCAGCGCGACTTCAACCGGGTCGTCCATGCCGACGACTTCGGCCGCCGGCACCAGGGTCACACGTTCGTGCTGGAAGGATTGCAGGCTCTCGGGCCTGCCGACGAGCAGAAGATGCGCCTGGGGATGCTTGTCAAGAAACTGACGGCACGCCGCGAGCGTGACGCGGGGGCCGTGATCGCCCCCCATGCAGTCAACAGCCAGTGTGATCATGGGCGACCTGCGGACCTTCAGGAAGGTCTCAAAAGAAAAAT is a genomic window containing:
- the plsX gene encoding phosphate acyltransferase PlsX translates to MITLAVDCMGGDHGPRVTLAACRQFLDKHPQAHLLLVGRPESLQSFQHERVTLVPAAEVVGMDDPVEVALRRKKDSSMRVAVEQVKKGAAAAAVSAGNTGALMAIARYVLKTLEGIDRPAIAAQLPNGLGRATTVLDLGANVDCTAEHLLQFAFMGTALVSVLDEGSKASVGLLNIGEEAIKGSDVIKRSGELLRQAGQAGELNFFGNVEGNDIFKGTVDIVVCDGFVGNVALKTSEGVASMISNGLKQEFKRNLLTKLAAAVAYPVLSALMKRMDHRRYNGAALLGLRGLVFKSHGSADAIAFEYALSRAYDAACNNLLDRVQSRIARAAPLLDAVPATPAAPVSAS